A stretch of Castanea sativa cultivar Marrone di Chiusa Pesio chromosome 2, ASM4071231v1 DNA encodes these proteins:
- the LOC142626132 gene encoding uncharacterized protein LOC142626132: MAQLFTSSVEEHASVSSEYVQSEFGSEPSVTECQTQASSRSADVTSKQDYFVGELSDIEDEPTTGTVVTRSGQVCNLDLLEEIIEDAKNNKKTLFSAMERVINMMREVELQEKAAEEAKQEASRGGLNILVEVEDLKQTLVHAKEANNMHAGEVYGEKSIRLK; this comes from the exons ATGGCTCAGCTCTTTACTTCATCTGTTGAAGAACATGCATCAGTTTCTTCAGAATATGTTCAGTCAGAATTTGGTTCTGAACCTTCTGTTACTGAGTGCCAGACACAAGCGTCCAGTCGTTCTGCTGATGTTACTTCCAAGCAAGACTATTTTGTTGGTGAACTGAGTGATATTGAGGATGAGCCAACAACTGGCACTGTAGTTACCCGATCTGGCCAAGTATGtaatcttgatcttcttgaagaGATCATTGAAGATGCCAAAAATAACAAG AAAACCTTGTTTTCAGCTATGGAGAGAGTTATCAACATGATGAGAGAAGTGGAACTTCAGGAGAAAGCTGCCGAAGAAGCCAAACAGGAAGCTTCTAGAGGAGGACTGAATATTCTGGTCGAGGTGGAGGATCTGAAACAGACGTTGGTGCATGCAAAGGAAGCAAATAACATG CATGCGGGAGAAGTGTATGGAGAGAAGTCAATTCGACTGAAGTGA
- the LOC142625174 gene encoding uncharacterized protein LOC142625174, protein MRKAVEQERLDKEKSARKALAEQNAIMEKLREFLIDRGHIVDMLQGEISVICQDVSLLKEKFDDRVPLSKSVSSSQTSCILAASGISAKSMVSGLVPEGTLASSGSSVKSMASDMVSEHSLASSGSSLKSEAPVLVTEQGKSSETPKRTSPTASVDSLSPRSRPEEERTKADHQSLLDDGWDFFDKDAEFDI, encoded by the exons ATGAGGAAAGCAGTTGAGCAGGAAAGGCTAGATAAAGAAAAATCTGCACGAAAAGCTCTTGCTGAACAAAATGCTATAATGGAGAAG CTGCGGGAGTTTCTAATAGACCGTGGTCACATTGTTGATATGTTGCA AGGAGAAATTTCTGTTATTTGTCAGGATGTGAGTCTACTGAAAGAGAAGTTTGACGACCGTGTTCCATTAAGCAAATCTGTTTCCTCAAGCCAGACTAGTTGCATCTTAGCTGCTTCTGGCATATCTGCGAAAAGCATGGTATCTGGTCTGGTTCCTGAGGGCACTTTAGCTTCTTCGGGCTCATCTGTTAAAAGCATGGCATCTGATATGGTTTCTGAGCACAGTTTAGCTTCTTCAGGCTCATCCCTTAAAAGTGAGGCACCTGTTTTGGTTACTGAGCAAGGGAAGTCATCTGAGACGCCAAAGAGGACAAGCCCAACAGCCTCTGTTGACAGTCTATCACCAAGAAGTAGACCTGAAGAGGAAAGAACCAAAGCTGATCACCAATCACTTTTGGATGATGGGTGGGATTTTTTTGACAAAGATGCAGAATTTGACATCTGA
- the LOC142625175 gene encoding uncharacterized protein LOC142625175, translating to MDSNFVASKIVGKLRQNHTARIDELRGHIDTKYNHQLSYYKDVEINALRSVDPDDPHLECYMPHTYLMSEDVEKRTQLHDGGRRYGAMTTNISECFNEVLKGAHGLPMLQWLSSLDANLLHISMIDIKKLLLIALKKTSGHTVREFNHETGVYQVVTPYNDHRGGGGNHSHEVHVFARTCGCEKWQNIKIPCSHAIKVLQQLHLNATSYIDPCYSLENAIHTYSHQFMVPKSESLSMDVRGPRWVPDPSLLRAKGCPVKSRIRNEMDGVWRKRESRNPDSDLREIQPMQRCGVCHEEGHNCRRFPNSLRASTSGSRGASTGGSATN from the exons atggattctaattttgttgcatcaAAAATTGTGGGAAAATTGCGACAAAATCACACTGCTCGTATTGATGAGCTCCGGGGCCACATAGATACTAAGTATAATCATCAGCTCTCTTACTATAAG GATGTCGAGATTAATGCACTGAGGAGTGTAGACCCTGATGATCCCCATCTTGAATGCTATATGCCACACACATATCTAATGAGTGAGGATGTAGAGAAACGGACCCAGTTACATGATGGTGGAAGACGTTAtggggcaatgacaaccaatatctcTGAATGCTTTAATGAGGTACTTAAAGGTGCCCACGGTTTGCCCATGCTgcaatggttgagttcacttgatgcaaacttgttgcatatttccATGATCGACATAAAGAAATTACTTCTGATTGCTCTCAAG AAAACTTCAGGACACACTGTGAGGGAATTTAATCATGAAACTGGTGTATATCAAGTGGTTACCCCGTACAACGACCATAGAggtggagggggaaaccacagtcatGAAGTGCACGTATTTGCTAGAACATGTGGTTGTGAAAAGTGGCAAAACAttaagatcccttgttcacatgcaattaaagtTTTGCAGCAATTGCATCTCAATGCGACCAgctatattgacccatgttatagtttggAGAATGCCATTCACACATATTCACATCAATTTATGGTGCCAAAGTCAGAGTCATTGTCAATGGACGTTCGCGGACCACGGTGGGTGCCTGACCCAAGtctgttgcgggccaaaggttgTCCTGTGAAGTcaagaataaggaatgaaatggatggGGTATGGCGAAAACGGGAAAGTCGGAACCCAGATTCGGACTTGAGAGAGATTCAACCGATGCAGCGATGCGGAGTGTGTCATGAAGAGGGGCATAATTGCAGAAGATTTCCCAATTCCCTTAGGGCTTCGACAAGCGGTTCCCGTGGGGCTTCGACAGGCGGTAGTGCTACAAACTAG